The DNA sequence ACCCTCGCCATCAACGCGTCGGTCTGTCTCTCCTATCCGCGCGTCGCCGAGGCGGCGCGCGACGCGGGCTGGGAGTTCATGGGCCACAGCTACGTGCAGAAGCCGCTCCACGCGGTCGAGGACCAGCGCGAGGTCATCCGGAAGTCGGTGGAGACGATCCGCAAGTTCACGGGCCGGCCGCCGCGCGGGTGGCTGGGCCCCGGTCTCACCGAGACCTGGGAGACGCTCGACATCCTGGCCCAGGAGGGGATCGAGTACGTCTCCGACTGGGTCAACGACGACCAGCCGTACGAGATCCGGACCACGACCCGACCGCTGGTGATGGTACCTTACACGCTGGAGATCAACGACATCCCGATGATGCTGATCCAGCACCACGAGGCCCCCGAGCTGTTCAACCGGGCCCGGGACCAGTTCGACCGGCTCTACGCGGAGGGGCGGCGCACGGCGCGGGTGA is a window from the Candidatus Methylomirabilota bacterium genome containing:
- a CDS encoding polysaccharide deacetylase family protein; amino-acid sequence: MKLPRERFDYSAIVDRPPLRLPRGARLAVWTIVNVEEWDIQGPMPRTVLPPPGGGSVVPDVPNWAWHDYGMRVGFWRLKAALDRARIKATLAINASVCLSYPRVAEAARDAGWEFMGHSYVQKPLHAVEDQREVIRKSVETIRKFTGRPPRGWLGPGLTETWETLDILAQEGIEYVSDWVNDDQPYEIRTTTRPLVMVPYTLEINDIPMMLIQHHEAPELFNRARDQFDRLYAEGRRTARVMAIAVHPYISGVPHRIKYFERIYAYMKKRPGVLFCTGEDVLAWYRSVAGRQ